A window of Chryseobacterium viscerum contains these coding sequences:
- a CDS encoding patatin-like phospholipase family protein has protein sequence MRKLLILLSIFQLLLIHSQVKKDLVIPKNPKIGLSLAGGGAKGFSHVGVLKVLDSLGVKVDYVSGTSMGAIVGGLYAAGYSGKEIEKIVMDTDFYSLIMDPKSRQESSFFNKSVDKYLLSIPLKNGKITLPSSISTGQRNVYLLKELFKNVSNIEDFSKMPIPFLCVATNLESGNMQIFEKGDLVQSIMASSAFPSLMDPVKIGDSIYIDGAMTVNYPSKPLKDRGIDIVIGVDLNQDLSKREDLNNIISILNQVIDFGIKKDTRKQYKYTDINIKPNLKGMSATSYDDKKKILDSGYVEGLKYSQVLDQLPKRPFDRLRQRVNPIYSNVYKIDSISIEGSKIYGKNYTLGKMGLRLPSLQTYGSINKMVDKLVATNNYRFINYDIVQENDANYLKLYVTEDDTRHFLKFGLHYDEVFKTGLLLNYSAKRLLFKNSNLSLDVVVGDRLRYYLNYFIDNGYIPGFGIYSSGMSFDIKNVDNYVVDRWEWIRNEAYIQSIWKDKFAIGGGISHDYFKAENSNGDNKRYSRFLNPYIFIKTDTQDDKEFPTKGIYFAAEGKVVDLLKSEVDKRIIQIKADLKINIPLGKQFTYRLNVFGGVTIGENLPAYYQYRLGGIFEQNLMNFKSFGGFYFAQLYTNNVILASNDVQFKFNKNYFISGNFSFANLSNDIKFEDAVKVNYSSLGITAGYKSPFGQIKVNFSHSLKNNQKGIFSVILGHWF, from the coding sequence ATGAGAAAACTCCTGATTCTGCTTTCCATATTCCAACTGTTATTGATCCATTCTCAGGTAAAAAAAGATTTGGTGATTCCTAAGAACCCAAAGATCGGACTCTCACTTGCTGGTGGCGGAGCCAAGGGGTTTTCACATGTAGGAGTTCTTAAAGTATTAGATTCATTGGGAGTAAAGGTGGACTATGTTTCCGGAACAAGTATGGGAGCCATTGTAGGTGGTTTATATGCAGCAGGCTATTCCGGAAAAGAAATAGAAAAAATTGTCATGGATACAGATTTCTATTCTTTAATTATGGATCCGAAATCGAGGCAGGAATCCAGTTTTTTCAACAAATCTGTAGACAAATACCTTTTATCCATTCCGCTAAAAAACGGAAAAATAACACTTCCATCTTCTATCAGTACCGGCCAGAGAAATGTTTATCTTCTGAAAGAACTTTTTAAAAACGTTTCCAATATCGAGGACTTTTCCAAAATGCCAATTCCATTCCTGTGTGTTGCAACCAATCTTGAAAGCGGCAATATGCAGATATTTGAAAAAGGCGATCTGGTACAATCAATTATGGCAAGTTCTGCATTCCCTTCTTTAATGGATCCCGTTAAAATTGGTGACAGTATTTATATTGACGGAGCTATGACGGTGAACTACCCTTCAAAGCCCTTAAAAGACAGAGGAATTGATATTGTCATTGGTGTAGATCTTAATCAGGATCTTTCAAAAAGAGAGGATTTAAACAATATTATATCCATCCTGAACCAGGTAATTGATTTCGGCATAAAGAAAGATACAAGAAAACAGTATAAATATACAGACATTAATATCAAACCCAATCTGAAGGGCATGTCTGCTACAAGCTACGATGATAAGAAAAAAATTCTGGACAGCGGATACGTAGAAGGCCTCAAATATTCCCAGGTACTGGATCAACTACCCAAACGTCCTTTTGACCGCCTCAGACAGCGTGTAAACCCTATATACTCCAATGTATACAAGATAGACAGCATTTCCATCGAAGGAAGTAAAATATACGGTAAAAACTACACGCTGGGAAAAATGGGACTCCGTCTACCCTCTTTACAGACTTATGGAAGCATCAATAAAATGGTAGATAAATTGGTGGCCACAAATAATTATCGCTTTATCAATTATGATATTGTTCAGGAAAATGATGCCAACTATTTAAAACTTTATGTCACTGAAGATGACACCCGCCATTTTCTAAAATTTGGTCTTCATTATGATGAAGTTTTCAAAACAGGGCTTCTTTTGAATTATTCTGCAAAGAGGCTTTTATTTAAAAATTCTAATCTATCCCTTGATGTTGTCGTAGGAGACAGATTGAGATATTACCTGAACTATTTTATTGACAACGGATATATTCCGGGATTTGGTATTTACTCGTCCGGAATGAGCTTTGATATAAAAAATGTAGATAATTATGTAGTTGACCGCTGGGAATGGATCAGAAATGAGGCCTATATACAGTCTATATGGAAGGATAAATTCGCTATTGGAGGTGGTATCAGCCACGATTACTTCAAAGCGGAAAACAGCAATGGAGATAACAAACGTTACAGCCGTTTTTTGAACCCTTATATCTTCATAAAAACCGATACACAGGATGATAAAGAGTTTCCTACCAAAGGAATTTATTTTGCTGCAGAAGGAAAGGTAGTAGATCTTTTAAAATCTGAGGTTGATAAAAGGATAATTCAGATCAAAGCAGATCTTAAAATCAATATTCCTCTGGGAAAACAATTCACTTACCGCCTTAATGTGTTTGGAGGGGTTACTATTGGTGAAAATCTTCCTGCCTACTATCAATACAGATTGGGGGGAATTTTTGAGCAAAATCTAATGAATTTTAAAAGCTTTGGAGGATTTTATTTCGCCCAGCTTTATACCAATAATGTGATATTGGCATCTAACGATGTTCAATTTAAATTTAACAAAAACTATTTTATCAGTGGAAACTTCAGCTTTGCTAACTTATCAAACGATATCAAGTTTGAAGATGCAGTTAAAGTAAATTATAGTTCACTGGGAATCACGGCCGGTTACAAATCTCCTTTCGGGCAGATAAAAGTAAACTTCAGCCACTCACTTAAAAATAACCAAAAAGGTATATTCAGTGTTATTTTAGGACACTGGTTTTAA
- the ybeY gene encoding rRNA maturation RNase YbeY yields MIQFFYENLPESVSTDYKKWLEDLILSEGKKLGEINYIFCDDEYLLKINQDYLQHDYYTDIITFDYVKGKTISAEIFVSLQRISDNASTLSRDYEEELRRVLAHGILHLAGYKDKTEEEEKEMRRMEDLYLTKYRDLKF; encoded by the coding sequence ATGATACAGTTCTTTTACGAAAACTTACCAGAGTCGGTAAGTACAGATTACAAAAAATGGCTGGAAGATCTTATTCTTTCAGAAGGAAAAAAGCTAGGAGAAATTAATTACATTTTCTGTGATGATGAATATCTTCTTAAGATCAACCAGGATTATTTACAGCATGATTATTATACGGATATCATCACTTTTGATTATGTAAAAGGCAAGACAATAAGCGCTGAGATTTTCGTATCTTTGCAGCGCATTTCTGATAACGCCTCTACCCTTTCCCGAGATTATGAAGAAGAATTAAGAAGGGTTTTAGCCCATGGTATTTTACACCTTGCAGGCTATAAAGACAAGACGGAAGAGGAAGAAAAAGAGATGCGGAGAATGGAAGATTTGTACTTGACAAAATACAGGGATTTAAAGTTTTGA
- the fabG gene encoding 3-oxoacyl-[acyl-carrier-protein] reductase, with translation MKILEGKVALITGATRGIGKGIAEMFAQQGAKVAFTYAGSVDKAKELEAALSSVTQIKGYQSDASDYDAAQKLVEDVMAEFGQIDILINNAGITKDNLLLRMSKEDWDKVIKVNLDSVFNLTKAVIKPMMKARSGSIINMTSVVGVKGNAGQANYAASKAGVIGFTKSVALELGSRNIRCNAIAPGFIETEMTAVLDEKTVQGWREEIPMKRGGQPADIANACVFLGSEMSAYITGQTLNVDGGMLT, from the coding sequence ATGAAAATATTAGAAGGAAAAGTAGCACTAATTACCGGAGCTACAAGAGGAATCGGTAAAGGTATCGCTGAAATGTTTGCTCAGCAAGGGGCAAAAGTAGCATTTACCTACGCGGGCTCTGTAGACAAAGCAAAAGAATTAGAAGCAGCTTTAAGTTCTGTAACCCAAATTAAGGGATATCAGTCTGACGCATCAGATTATGACGCGGCTCAGAAATTGGTGGAAGATGTAATGGCAGAGTTCGGGCAGATTGATATTTTGATAAACAATGCAGGGATTACAAAAGATAACCTATTATTGAGAATGTCCAAAGAAGACTGGGATAAAGTAATCAAAGTAAACTTAGATTCAGTTTTTAACCTTACCAAAGCGGTAATCAAGCCAATGATGAAGGCCAGATCTGGATCTATCATCAATATGACTTCTGTAGTAGGTGTGAAAGGAAATGCCGGACAAGCTAACTATGCAGCGTCTAAAGCTGGGGTTATCGGGTTTACTAAATCTGTGGCACTGGAATTAGGATCAAGAAATATCAGATGTAATGCTATTGCTCCAGGATTCATTGAAACGGAAATGACTGCTGTTCTGGATGAGAAAACAGTTCAGGGATGGAGAGAAGAAATTCCAATGAAAAGAGGAGGGCAGCCTGCAGATATCGCGAATGCATGTGTATTCCTGGGCAGCGAAATGTCAGCTTACATTACCGGACAGACGTTAAACGTTGACGGTGGAATGTTAACTTAA
- the rsmI gene encoding 16S rRNA (cytidine(1402)-2'-O)-methyltransferase, with protein sequence MSGILYFVPTPVGNLEDMTFRAVNVLKEVDYILCEDTRTSGILLKHFEISKPLKSYHLHNEHQATEKVITDLKNGQNIAIITDAGTPGISDPGYLLAKAGADNNIDMICLPGATALIPALVVSGLPNNEFLFAGFLPQKKGRQTKLKQLAEEKKTIVLYESPHKINTTLEQIKEFFGEETKVSLSREISKKFEETKRGTINELIEFSKSKTLKGEIVLIVNNSI encoded by the coding sequence TTGAGCGGAATCTTATATTTTGTTCCCACACCTGTTGGGAATCTGGAAGATATGACTTTCAGGGCGGTAAATGTCCTTAAAGAAGTTGATTATATTTTATGTGAAGACACCAGAACTTCCGGAATACTTTTAAAACATTTTGAGATCTCAAAGCCTTTAAAATCTTATCATTTACACAATGAGCACCAGGCTACCGAGAAAGTAATTACAGACCTTAAAAACGGTCAGAATATCGCTATTATTACCGATGCAGGGACACCAGGTATTTCGGATCCAGGATATTTGCTGGCAAAAGCAGGAGCAGACAATAATATTGATATGATCTGCCTTCCCGGAGCAACTGCTCTCATTCCTGCACTTGTAGTTTCAGGTCTTCCCAATAATGAATTTTTATTCGCAGGTTTTTTACCACAGAAAAAAGGGAGACAGACAAAGCTTAAGCAGCTTGCTGAAGAAAAAAAGACCATCGTTCTTTACGAAAGTCCCCATAAAATAAACACGACTCTGGAGCAGATCAAAGAATTCTTTGGAGAAGAAACCAAAGTAAGCCTAAGCCGTGAGATCTCTAAAAAATTTGAAGAAACTAAACGAGGAACAATCAATGAATTAATTGAATTTTCCAAGAGTAAAACATTAAAAGGAGAGATCGTTCTTATTGTCAACAATTCTATTTAA
- the mnmG gene encoding tRNA uridine-5-carboxymethylaminomethyl(34) synthesis enzyme MnmG, protein MISEIYDVIVVGAGHAGCEAAAAAANLGSKTLLVTMNMQTIGQMSCNPAMGGIAKGQIVREIDAMGGYSGIVADKSAIQFKMLNLSKGPAMWSPRTQNDRMLFAEEWRLALENTPNLDFFQDMVKQLIVENNKVTGVVTSLGIEIKAKSVVLTNGTFLNGLIHVGDKQLGGGRMGEPRAFGITEQLVTLGFEAGRMKTGTPPRVDGRSLDYSKMEEQKGDENPQKFSYLDTPKLTKQLSCHIVYTNETVHDILREGFDRSPMFNGTIQSLGPRYCPSIEDKINRFAERNRHQLFVEPEGWKTVEIYVNGFSSSLPEDVQIKAMKQIPGFENVKVFRPGYAIEYDYFPPTQLKHTLETKLIDNLYFAGQINGTTGYEEAAGQGLIAGINAHNKVHEKGDFILNRDEAYIGVLIDDLITKGTEEPYRMFTSRAEYRLLLRQDNADIRLTEKAYQLGLAKEDRLRKMETKVSESQSLEEFLRETSLKPGIINPVLESIDSNPVDQAYRAAQILTRPHMTLGKLDEIDFIKEVSSQYNDEVREQAEINIKYKGYIEKEKENVAKLNRLENIKIPEDFDYTKLSSLSAEAKQKMSNVRPKTIAQAGRISGVSPADINVLLVYLGR, encoded by the coding sequence ATGATTTCAGAAATATATGATGTAATAGTAGTAGGTGCAGGACACGCAGGTTGTGAAGCCGCAGCAGCAGCAGCTAATCTCGGTTCAAAAACACTACTCGTTACAATGAATATGCAGACCATCGGACAGATGAGTTGCAACCCGGCAATGGGCGGAATCGCAAAAGGACAGATCGTAAGAGAGATTGATGCAATGGGAGGATATTCCGGAATTGTAGCAGACAAATCTGCTATCCAATTCAAAATGCTGAATCTTTCAAAAGGTCCTGCGATGTGGTCTCCGAGAACCCAAAATGATAGAATGCTTTTTGCCGAAGAATGGCGCTTAGCATTAGAGAATACTCCCAATCTTGATTTCTTTCAGGATATGGTGAAACAACTGATCGTTGAAAATAATAAAGTAACAGGAGTGGTTACTTCTTTAGGAATTGAGATCAAAGCAAAATCTGTAGTTCTTACTAACGGAACTTTTCTTAACGGATTAATTCACGTTGGAGATAAACAATTAGGCGGAGGAAGAATGGGTGAACCAAGAGCATTTGGAATTACAGAACAATTGGTCACTTTAGGATTTGAAGCTGGAAGAATGAAAACCGGAACTCCACCAAGAGTAGACGGAAGAAGTTTGGATTATTCAAAGATGGAAGAACAGAAAGGAGATGAAAATCCTCAAAAATTCAGCTATCTTGATACTCCGAAATTAACAAAACAATTAAGCTGTCATATTGTATATACAAACGAAACTGTACATGATATTTTGAGAGAAGGTTTTGACAGAAGCCCAATGTTCAATGGTACAATTCAAAGCTTAGGTCCGAGATACTGCCCAAGTATTGAAGATAAAATCAACCGTTTTGCTGAAAGAAACAGACACCAGCTTTTCGTAGAACCTGAAGGATGGAAAACTGTAGAGATCTATGTAAACGGATTCAGCTCTTCTCTTCCGGAAGATGTACAGATAAAAGCAATGAAACAGATTCCTGGATTTGAAAACGTAAAAGTATTCCGTCCTGGTTACGCAATTGAATATGACTACTTCCCTCCTACCCAATTAAAACATACTCTGGAAACAAAATTAATTGATAATTTATATTTTGCAGGACAGATTAATGGGACAACAGGATATGAAGAAGCAGCAGGCCAAGGTTTAATTGCTGGTATTAACGCTCATAATAAAGTTCATGAAAAAGGAGATTTCATTCTAAACAGAGACGAAGCTTATATCGGAGTCTTAATAGATGATCTTATCACCAAAGGAACTGAAGAACCTTATAGAATGTTTACTTCACGTGCAGAATACAGACTTCTTTTAAGACAAGATAATGCAGATATCAGATTAACTGAAAAAGCTTACCAATTAGGATTGGCAAAAGAAGACAGATTAAGAAAAATGGAAACAAAAGTATCTGAAAGCCAATCACTTGAAGAGTTTCTTCGTGAAACCTCTTTAAAACCTGGTATTATTAATCCAGTTCTTGAATCTATAGACAGCAATCCGGTAGATCAGGCATACAGAGCAGCACAAATTCTTACCAGACCCCATATGACATTAGGAAAACTGGATGAAATTGATTTCATTAAAGAAGTTTCAAGCCAATACAACGATGAAGTAAGAGAACAGGCAGAGATCAATATTAAGTATAAAGGATATATTGAGAAAGAAAAAGAAAATGTAGCCAAATTGAACCGCCTGGAAAACATTAAAATTCCAGAGGATTTTGATTATACAAAGCTAAGCAGCCTTTCAGCAGAAGCAAAACAGAAGATGTCTAACGTACGTCCGAAAACTATAGCACAAGCAGGAAGAATAAGCGGGGTTTCTCCAGCTGACATAAACGTTTTATTAGTCTATTTAGGACGTTAA
- a CDS encoding thymidine kinase: MFLENTINHSKQSGWMEVICGSMFSGKTEELIRRLRRAEMAGQNVEIFKPKMDVRYSEEDVVSHNQNKIRSTAVENPNEILLLASNCDVVAIDEAQFFDESIVDVANQLANSGIRVVIAGLDMDFLGRPFGPMPNLMATAEYVTKVHAICKRTGNLANYSMRTSQGDNLVELGETESYEAVSRRVFIDEVLLKRK; the protein is encoded by the coding sequence ATGTTTTTAGAAAATACAATTAATCATTCCAAACAAAGTGGTTGGATGGAAGTGATTTGTGGCTCTATGTTTTCCGGTAAAACCGAGGAACTGATCCGCAGATTGCGAAGAGCAGAAATGGCAGGACAGAATGTGGAAATTTTTAAACCAAAAATGGATGTACGGTATTCTGAAGAGGATGTAGTGTCTCATAATCAGAATAAAATCCGCAGTACAGCAGTGGAAAATCCTAATGAAATTCTTCTGTTGGCATCCAATTGCGATGTAGTAGCCATTGATGAAGCTCAGTTTTTTGATGAAAGTATTGTTGATGTTGCCAACCAGCTTGCCAATAGCGGGATCAGAGTGGTAATTGCCGGATTGGATATGGACTTTTTAGGCCGTCCGTTCGGGCCAATGCCCAATTTGATGGCCACTGCCGAGTATGTCACAAAAGTGCATGCTATTTGTAAGAGAACAGGTAATCTCGCCAACTATTCTATGAGAACTTCCCAGGGAGATAATCTGGTAGAATTGGGAGAAACCGAAAGCTATGAGGCCGTAAGCCGCCGTGTATTTATTGACGAAGTACTTTTAAAAAGAAAATAA
- a CDS encoding bifunctional UDP-N-acetylmuramoyl-tripeptide:D-alanyl-D-alanine ligase/alanine racemase: MNYTVQHIAEITNAQIIGDGNLMIKNIAYDSRIIYSTKNTAFIAINTHKNSGEKFIESAIDRGINVIISEHHFPEFENITWIIVENSVEFLQKLAKYHFENSHLQSVGITGSNGKTILKEWLYQCLWNEFPTVKSPKSFNSQIGLPLSLLQINSSYQLGIFEVGISKPHEMEKLENMFHPQIGLLTHIGTAHAANFSSEDELIDEKIKLFKNSEVIIYNGDNSLVEQKIKQSYPDKKLISYGFKKKNQVFIKSNVSKDDNIIVDYFGEEITFPAHQRDEATLTNATALITVLKELNIKNKKIVEKINLLKAVEMRLEAIEGIKGNIVINDSFNLDLDSLKTALQFLNEYNKSKKSLVLTDIVGVSTNVKELYEEVSELVNEQHFDSVFLIGDEISNFSELFKAKTYTFIDTKELIESKHLTEIENQIILLKGARKFEIERLKDILELRKHDTVLEVNLNAILHNINYHKSLLKPGTKMMAMVKANAYGLGSYEVSEFLQHHHIDYLGVAYVDEGVELRKKGITTPIIVMNPEQHSYQTIIEYNLEPEIYSFRVLELFYEAVQKSGYDKKYPIHIKLETGMHRLGFKDFELDQLSETLSQKNVKVQSLFSHLSSSDMPEEKEFTLKQLEVFEKNSSYLIQKLEYTPLRHILNSSGITSYTNYQFDMVRIGIGMLGESPDNEIQKQLQSVVSFKTVISQISMVENGESVGYSRKYKADHLTRIATIPVGYADGIPRLIGNQVGNVGVNKTLAPIIGNICMDMMMINIDDIPNVKEGDTVTVFNAKPSLKEFAAYCKTITYEVLTSISPRVKRIYIKD; this comes from the coding sequence ATGAACTATACAGTACAACACATTGCAGAGATCACCAATGCACAAATCATTGGAGATGGAAATTTAATGATCAAAAATATAGCGTATGACAGCAGGATTATTTATTCTACTAAAAATACTGCCTTTATTGCGATCAATACCCATAAAAATTCGGGTGAAAAATTCATAGAGTCTGCCATAGACAGGGGCATTAATGTCATTATTTCCGAACATCATTTTCCGGAATTTGAAAATATAACCTGGATCATTGTTGAAAATTCTGTAGAGTTTCTTCAAAAACTGGCAAAATACCATTTCGAAAATTCTCACCTCCAATCTGTTGGAATCACGGGAAGTAATGGTAAAACAATTTTAAAAGAATGGTTATATCAATGTCTCTGGAATGAATTTCCTACTGTAAAAAGCCCAAAAAGTTTTAATTCTCAGATTGGCCTTCCGCTATCTCTTCTTCAGATCAACAGCTCTTATCAGCTGGGAATCTTTGAAGTGGGAATCTCAAAACCACATGAGATGGAGAAGCTTGAAAATATGTTCCACCCTCAGATCGGTTTGCTTACCCACATCGGAACAGCCCATGCTGCCAATTTTTCTTCCGAGGATGAGCTTATTGATGAAAAGATCAAACTTTTTAAAAATTCTGAAGTCATCATTTATAATGGTGACAATTCTTTGGTAGAACAAAAAATTAAACAATCCTATCCTGATAAAAAATTAATTTCTTACGGTTTCAAAAAAAAGAATCAGGTTTTCATCAAAAGTAATGTTTCCAAAGATGACAACATTATTGTTGATTATTTTGGTGAAGAAATCACTTTTCCGGCACATCAGAGAGACGAAGCTACATTAACCAATGCTACAGCGCTTATCACAGTCCTTAAGGAACTGAATATCAAAAATAAAAAGATCGTTGAAAAAATCAACCTTTTAAAAGCCGTTGAAATGAGGCTTGAAGCGATTGAAGGAATTAAGGGTAATATCGTCATCAATGATTCTTTTAATCTTGACCTTGATTCTTTGAAGACTGCCCTGCAGTTTTTGAATGAATATAACAAATCTAAAAAATCGCTGGTCTTAACAGACATCGTAGGGGTGAGTACCAATGTAAAAGAATTATATGAAGAAGTTTCTGAGTTGGTCAATGAACAGCATTTTGATTCTGTATTCTTAATCGGTGATGAAATATCAAACTTCAGTGAATTATTTAAAGCTAAAACATATACTTTTATTGATACTAAAGAGTTAATTGAAAGTAAGCACCTTACTGAAATAGAAAATCAGATTATCCTGTTAAAAGGAGCAAGAAAATTTGAAATAGAAAGACTTAAAGATATTCTTGAACTCAGAAAACATGATACGGTATTGGAAGTAAACCTTAATGCCATTCTCCATAATATCAACTATCATAAATCATTGCTGAAGCCAGGGACCAAAATGATGGCCATGGTAAAAGCCAATGCTTACGGATTGGGAAGTTATGAAGTATCAGAATTTCTTCAGCACCATCATATAGATTATCTGGGTGTAGCCTATGTTGATGAAGGGGTGGAACTTCGTAAAAAAGGAATCACAACTCCTATCATTGTCATGAATCCTGAACAGCACAGTTATCAGACAATCATAGAGTATAATCTGGAACCTGAAATCTATAGTTTCAGAGTATTGGAATTATTCTATGAGGCCGTTCAGAAATCAGGTTATGATAAGAAATATCCGATCCATATCAAACTGGAAACCGGAATGCACCGTCTTGGTTTTAAAGATTTTGAACTGGATCAGTTAAGTGAAACTTTAAGCCAGAAAAATGTGAAGGTGCAAAGTCTTTTCAGCCATTTATCCTCTTCGGATATGCCTGAGGAAAAAGAATTTACATTGAAACAGCTGGAAGTTTTTGAAAAGAATTCCAGTTACCTGATACAAAAATTAGAATACACTCCTCTCCGTCATATTCTGAATTCATCTGGAATAACAAGCTATACCAATTATCAGTTTGATATGGTAAGAATAGGTATCGGAATGCTTGGAGAATCTCCTGATAATGAAATTCAGAAGCAACTACAGTCTGTTGTAAGTTTTAAAACCGTAATTTCACAGATATCAATGGTTGAAAACGGTGAATCTGTAGGCTACAGCAGAAAATATAAAGCTGACCATCTTACCAGAATTGCAACAATACCTGTAGGATATGCCGATGGTATTCCGAGACTGATCGGAAATCAGGTAGGAAATGTAGGCGTCAATAAAACACTGGCACCTATCATTGGAAATATCTGTATGGATATGATGATGATTAATATAGACGATATCCCGAATGTAAAAGAAGGCGATACGGTAACTGTTTTCAACGCCAAACCAAGTTTAAAAGAATTCGCAGCCTACTGCAAAACGATAACCTATGAAGTATTAACCTCCATTTCGCCTCGGGTGAAACGGATTTATATAAAAGATTAA
- a CDS encoding WG repeat-containing protein has translation MKKLVFVLCSVVCTAQTNQYMKVILSKKTGKEVNSYSEGYGTIYDSGSKKQGIVDSLGTVTFESPYRGGILHIFKNRFILYSEVGNRRRSAIIDEKGKEFIALDDQEFNTPWWSKDRIITSKQDKEAVYDYNGKEIIPYAEKIRFSGKDRFFVLKDKKWFLYDLNGKQLSSREFKEDYNFEDGKALIVNEENESEIIGTHGQTLHKFSKRVVDINAYPYLITKNKSTGKYGLIDAEENIIAEEIFNDITPEYFGKKEYIYLIKNGKATVFSKKDKKLYSQTFKYVNPLLNNFFSVYNEKVKKSGIVDLEGNIIIPQEYDFIKAFTISGKDFIYLKKGNDEKLLDKDLKNIVGEGVQILGFYPDNLIIGKQDHYYRFSVKDGSAVELKNISQIKNEDVEYFNPLNQYSKPLVCKNTGNLYGILDGKGTEIVPFIYEDIITFGNAENEIVVKKEGKFGVSNFQNEPLKEIIYDKYFWQKEVLKLDGIKKTDFIYFTRFKNNSVQL, from the coding sequence TTGAAAAAATTAGTCTTTGTATTGTGTTCTGTAGTTTGTACAGCACAGACCAACCAGTATATGAAAGTGATCCTGTCAAAAAAGACAGGAAAGGAGGTGAATTCCTATTCGGAGGGATACGGAACAATTTATGATTCCGGTTCTAAAAAGCAGGGAATAGTAGACTCTTTAGGAACCGTTACCTTTGAATCTCCTTACAGAGGAGGAATTTTACATATTTTTAAAAACAGATTTATTCTTTATTCTGAAGTCGGAAATAGGAGAAGATCAGCCATTATTGACGAAAAAGGAAAGGAATTCATTGCCTTGGATGATCAGGAATTCAATACACCCTGGTGGAGCAAAGACCGTATTATTACTTCAAAACAGGATAAAGAAGCCGTCTATGACTATAATGGGAAAGAAATTATCCCTTATGCTGAAAAGATCCGTTTTTCGGGAAAGGACAGATTCTTTGTTTTAAAAGATAAAAAATGGTTTCTGTACGACCTTAACGGAAAACAGCTCAGCAGTCGGGAATTTAAGGAAGATTACAACTTCGAGGATGGTAAAGCACTGATCGTTAATGAAGAAAATGAAAGTGAAATCATTGGAACTCATGGGCAGACCCTGCATAAATTTTCTAAAAGGGTGGTAGATATCAACGCATATCCTTATCTGATTACTAAAAATAAGAGTACAGGAAAATACGGCTTGATAGATGCAGAAGAAAATATAATTGCAGAAGAAATCTTTAATGATATCACGCCGGAATATTTTGGAAAAAAGGAGTATATCTACCTTATAAAAAACGGAAAAGCAACCGTCTTCAGTAAAAAAGACAAGAAACTCTATTCCCAGACTTTTAAATACGTAAACCCTTTATTGAATAATTTCTTCAGTGTTTATAATGAAAAAGTAAAAAAATCCGGAATAGTTGATCTGGAAGGGAATATCATTATTCCTCAGGAATATGATTTTATCAAGGCTTTTACCATTTCAGGAAAAGATTTTATCTACCTTAAAAAAGGAAATGACGAAAAATTACTGGATAAGGATCTTAAAAATATTGTTGGAGAAGGAGTGCAGATTTTAGGTTTTTATCCGGACAATCTTATTATTGGAAAACAGGATCATTACTATAGATTTTCTGTGAAGGATGGTTCAGCGGTAGAATTGAAGAACATCAGTCAGATCAAAAATGAAGACGTTGAATATTTTAATCCGCTTAATCAGTATTCAAAACCCTTGGTATGTAAAAATACAGGCAATTTATATGGCATTCTGGATGGAAAAGGAACAGAAATTGTTCCCTTTATTTACGAAGATATCATCACATTCGGAAATGCTGAAAACGAAATTGTAGTAAAAAAAGAAGGAAAATTCGGAGTTTCAAACTTTCAGAATGAACCTTTGAAAGAAATTATTTATGATAAATATTTCTGGCAGAAAGAAGTACTGAAGCTGGATGGGATCAAAAAAACAGACTTTATTTATTTCACAAGATTTAAAAATAATTCTGTTCAGCTTTAA